Proteins encoded by one window of Babylonia areolata isolate BAREFJ2019XMU chromosome 8, ASM4173473v1, whole genome shotgun sequence:
- the LOC143284927 gene encoding uncharacterized protein LOC143284927 isoform X4, producing MSSDSCYKCGKPGHFARECRSRGSGEKCYKCNRMGHFARECKMEVDRCYKCNQLGHIAKECDKEISSGACYNCNMTGHVQRDCPEVSCRPCFRCGDTGHLARDCPEMDQRSDDRKCYNCGGVGHLSRACMESNRSCYRCGERDHLARDCPEGDKKTQCYNCKEMGHIARDCTQEQVAVS from the exons ATGAGTTCTGACAGTTGCTACAAGTGCGGCAAGCCTGGCCATTTTGCTCGCGAGTGCCGTTCCCGAGGCTCTGGAG AGAAATGTTACAAGTGTAACCGCATGGGACACTTTGCCCGGGAGTGCAAGATGGAGGTGGATCGCTGCTACAAGTGCAATCAGCTTGGGCACATCGCCAAGGAGTGCGACAAGGAGATTAGCTCAG GTGCCTGCTACAACTGCAACATGACTGGCCACGTCCAGCGTGACTGCCCCGAGGTGAGCTGCCGCCCCTGCTTCCGCTGCGGGGACACGGGCCACCTGGCCAGGGACTGCCCCGAGATGGACCAGCGCTCGGATGACCGCAAGTGCTACAACTGTGGCGGTGTGGGGCACCTGTCCCGAGCCTGCATGGAGAGCAACCGCTCGTGCTACAG GTGTGGTGAGCGTGACCACCTGGCCCGGGACTGCCCCGAGGGGGACAAGAAGACGCAGTGCTACAACTGCAAGGAGATGGGCCACATAGCCCGCGACTGCACCCAGGAGCAGGTGGCCGTGTCCTGA
- the LOC143284927 gene encoding uncharacterized protein LOC143284927 isoform X2, whose translation MSSDSCYKCGKPGHFARECRSRGSGGERSGRGDRDFRSRGGEKCYKCNRMGHFARECKMEVDRCYKCNQLGHIAKECDKEISSGACYNCNMTGHVQRDCPEVSCRPCFRCGDTGHLARDCPEMDQRSDDRKCYNCGGVGHLSRACMESNRSCYRCGERDHLARDCPEGDKKTQCYNCKEMGHIARDCTQEQVAVS comes from the exons ATGAGTTCTGACAGTTGCTACAAGTGCGGCAAGCCTGGCCATTTTGCTCGCGAGTGCCGTTCCCGAGGCTCTGGAGGTGAGAGAAGTGGCCGCGGAGATCGCGACTTCAGGTCGCGCGGCGGAG AGAAATGTTACAAGTGTAACCGCATGGGACACTTTGCCCGGGAGTGCAAGATGGAGGTGGATCGCTGCTACAAGTGCAATCAGCTTGGGCACATCGCCAAGGAGTGCGACAAGGAGATTAGCTCAG GTGCCTGCTACAACTGCAACATGACTGGCCACGTCCAGCGTGACTGCCCCGAGGTGAGCTGCCGCCCCTGCTTCCGCTGCGGGGACACGGGCCACCTGGCCAGGGACTGCCCCGAGATGGACCAGCGCTCGGATGACCGCAAGTGCTACAACTGTGGCGGTGTGGGGCACCTGTCCCGAGCCTGCATGGAGAGCAACCGCTCGTGCTACAG GTGTGGTGAGCGTGACCACCTGGCCCGGGACTGCCCCGAGGGGGACAAGAAGACGCAGTGCTACAACTGCAAGGAGATGGGCCACATAGCCCGCGACTGCACCCAGGAGCAGGTGGCCGTGTCCTGA
- the LOC143284927 gene encoding uncharacterized protein LOC143284927 isoform X3, giving the protein MSSDSCYKCGKPGHFARECRSRGSGEKCYKCNRMGHFARECKMEVDRCYKCNQLGHIAKECDKEISSGGYGSTGACYNCNMTGHVQRDCPEVSCRPCFRCGDTGHLARDCPEMDQRSDDRKCYNCGGVGHLSRACMESNRSCYRCGERDHLARDCPEGDKKTQCYNCKEMGHIARDCTQEQVAVS; this is encoded by the exons ATGAGTTCTGACAGTTGCTACAAGTGCGGCAAGCCTGGCCATTTTGCTCGCGAGTGCCGTTCCCGAGGCTCTGGAG AGAAATGTTACAAGTGTAACCGCATGGGACACTTTGCCCGGGAGTGCAAGATGGAGGTGGATCGCTGCTACAAGTGCAATCAGCTTGGGCACATCGCCAAGGAGTGCGACAAGGAGATTAGCTCAG GGGGGTACGGTTCGACAGGTGCCTGCTACAACTGCAACATGACTGGCCACGTCCAGCGTGACTGCCCCGAGGTGAGCTGCCGCCCCTGCTTCCGCTGCGGGGACACGGGCCACCTGGCCAGGGACTGCCCCGAGATGGACCAGCGCTCGGATGACCGCAAGTGCTACAACTGTGGCGGTGTGGGGCACCTGTCCCGAGCCTGCATGGAGAGCAACCGCTCGTGCTACAG GTGTGGTGAGCGTGACCACCTGGCCCGGGACTGCCCCGAGGGGGACAAGAAGACGCAGTGCTACAACTGCAAGGAGATGGGCCACATAGCCCGCGACTGCACCCAGGAGCAGGTGGCCGTGTCCTGA
- the LOC143284927 gene encoding uncharacterized protein LOC143284927 isoform X1: MSSDSCYKCGKPGHFARECRSRGSGGERSGRGDRDFRSRGGEKCYKCNRMGHFARECKMEVDRCYKCNQLGHIAKECDKEISSGGYGSTGACYNCNMTGHVQRDCPEVSCRPCFRCGDTGHLARDCPEMDQRSDDRKCYNCGGVGHLSRACMESNRSCYRCGERDHLARDCPEGDKKTQCYNCKEMGHIARDCTQEQVAVS; this comes from the exons ATGAGTTCTGACAGTTGCTACAAGTGCGGCAAGCCTGGCCATTTTGCTCGCGAGTGCCGTTCCCGAGGCTCTGGAGGTGAGAGAAGTGGCCGCGGAGATCGCGACTTCAGGTCGCGCGGCGGAG AGAAATGTTACAAGTGTAACCGCATGGGACACTTTGCCCGGGAGTGCAAGATGGAGGTGGATCGCTGCTACAAGTGCAATCAGCTTGGGCACATCGCCAAGGAGTGCGACAAGGAGATTAGCTCAG GGGGGTACGGTTCGACAGGTGCCTGCTACAACTGCAACATGACTGGCCACGTCCAGCGTGACTGCCCCGAGGTGAGCTGCCGCCCCTGCTTCCGCTGCGGGGACACGGGCCACCTGGCCAGGGACTGCCCCGAGATGGACCAGCGCTCGGATGACCGCAAGTGCTACAACTGTGGCGGTGTGGGGCACCTGTCCCGAGCCTGCATGGAGAGCAACCGCTCGTGCTACAG GTGTGGTGAGCGTGACCACCTGGCCCGGGACTGCCCCGAGGGGGACAAGAAGACGCAGTGCTACAACTGCAAGGAGATGGGCCACATAGCCCGCGACTGCACCCAGGAGCAGGTGGCCGTGTCCTGA